One segment of Trachemys scripta elegans isolate TJP31775 chromosome 1, CAS_Tse_1.0, whole genome shotgun sequence DNA contains the following:
- the LOC117885348 gene encoding antigen WC1.1-like, translating into MADANVVCKQLGCGSAVSAPGEAAFGEGTGPIWVEKVNCRGTESSLWDCPAMPWGESNCDHKEDTAVNCSGVTETTASPATTAPPRRPLTDSGRVTVPVVICIILGVLLCLLLIILGVQVQRARAQHRGATRPSDPVYEEIDYNLMGEKQILGHSVSYAEDSVTKLQYYTGDSEGGSDSGSEREGASPGASQLDYDNVEEPALNDDPQTPDDQEGDALPGDVPGDGYDDVREVSDPEHDPGSGQCAREVTWAPRVNDRNRDSQRDWNLHSLRSEGASGTERDGPFPPPGDPGYDDVEAGVPETSI; encoded by the exons ATGGCGGATGCTAACGTTGTGTGTAAACAACTGGGCTGTGGATCTGCTGTATCTGCCCCGGGCGAGGCTGCATTTGGCGAGGGGACTGGTCCCATCTGGGTGGAGAAGGTGAACTGCAGAGGGACAGAGTCATCTCTCTGGGACTGTCCTGCCATGCCATGGGGTGAGAGTAACTGTGATCATAAGGAAGATACTGCTGTGAATTGCTCGG GTGTGACAGAAACAACAGCTTCACCTGCTACAACAG CTCCCCCACGCCGCCCTCTGACCGACAGTGGGAGAGTCACGGTGCCTGTTGTCATCTGCATTATCCTGGGGGTCCTTCTCTGCCTGCTGTTAATCATTCTGGGTGTGCAGGTGCAAAGGGCCAGGGCACAGCACAGAG gtgccacaagaccctcagATCCCGTGTATGAGGAGATTGATTATAACCTGATGGGAGAGAAGCAGATATTGGGTCACTCAG TCTCTTATGCAGAGGATTCAGTGACGAAGCTGCAGTATTACACCGGGGACAGTGAGGGGGGAAGCGATTCTGGATCAGAACGAG AGGGAGCTTCCCCTGGGGCGTCTCAGTTGGATTACGATAACGTGGAGGAGCCTGCATTGAATGATGATCCCCAGACTCCGGACGACCAAG AGGGCGATGCCTTGCCTGGAGATGTCCCAGGGGATGGTTATGACGATGTCAGAGAAGTTTCTGACCCTGAACATGATCCTGGTTCAGGGCAGTGTGCCCGGGAAGTTACTTGGGCCCCTCGGGTGAATGACAGGAACAGGGATTCACagagag ATTGGAATCTGCACTCCCTAAGAAGTGAAGGGGCCTCAGGGACTGAGAGAGACGGCCCATTCCCGCCTCCTGGAGACCCGGGTTATGACGACGTTGAAGCTGGCGTCCCTGAGACATCAATATAA